Proteins from a single region of Urocitellus parryii isolate mUroPar1 chromosome 4, mUroPar1.hap1, whole genome shotgun sequence:
- the LOC113175319 gene encoding olfactory receptor 5D16, giving the protein MFLKERNLTSEATFTLLGFSDYPELQVPLFLVFLAIYTFSVVGNLGMIVIIRINPKLHTPMYFFLSHLSFADFCYSSIIAPKMLVNLVVQDRTILLSGCMAQFFFFCTFVVTELILFAVMAYDRFVAVCNPLLYTMVMSQRLCAILVFGSYAWGVACSLTLTCSALKLYFQGFNTINHFFCELSSLISLSCSDSYLSQLLLFTVATFNEISTLLVILTSYLFIIATALKMRSASGHRKVFSTCASHLTAISIFHGTILFLYCVPNSKNSRHTVKVASVFYTVVIPMLNPLIYSLRNKDVKDTVNKLMHTKLFSY; this is encoded by the coding sequence ATGTTTCTGAAAGAGAGAAATCTAACCTCTGAGGCCACCTTCACCCTCTTGGGCTTCTCAGATTACCCAGAACTGCAAGTTCCCCTGTTCTTGGTATTTCTGGCGATCTACACCTTCAGTGTGGTAGGGAACCTTGGGATGATTGTGATCATCAGAATTAACCCCAAATTGCACACTCCCATGTATTTTTTCCTCAGCCACCTCTCATTTGCAGATTTCTGCTATTCTTCCATTATTgctcccaagatgctggtgaaTCTAGTTGTACAAGACAGAACTATTTTGCTTTCAGGCTGCATGgcacagttctttttcttttgcacctTTGTTGTTACTGAATTAATTCTATTtgctgtgatggcctatgaccgctttgTGGCTGTTTGTAACCCCCTTCTGTATACCATGGTCATGTCCCAGAGACTCTGTGCCATACTGGTGTTTGGATCCTATGCATGGGGAGTAGCATGTTCCTTGACCCTTACATGTtctgctttaaaattatattttcagggTTTCAACACAATCAATCACTTCTTCTGTGAGTTATCCTCCCTGATATCCCTCTCCTGCTCTGATTCTTACCTCAGTCAGTTGCTTCTTTTCACTGTTGCCACTTTTAATGAGATAAGCACACTGCTCGTCATTCTTACCTCGTATCTGTTCATTATTGCCACTGCCCTGAAGATGAGATCAGCCAGTGGACATCGCAAAGTCTTCTCCACCTGTGCCTCTCACCTGACCGCCATCTCCATCTTCCATGGCACCATCCTGTTCCTCTACTGTGTGCCCAACTCCAAGAACTCCAGGCACACAGTCAAAGTGGCCTCTGTGTTTTACACAGTGGTAATCCCCATGTTGAACCCCCTGATCTACAGTCTGAGAAATAAGGATGTCAAGGACACAGTCAATAAACTAATGCACACCAAACTTTTTTCATATTGA
- the LOC113175320 gene encoding olfactory receptor 5L1-like, which produces MAETNCTTVTEFILLGLSDVPELRVLLFLVFLLIYGVTVLANLGMVALIQVSSQLHTPMYFFLSHLSLVDFCYSSIIVPKMLANIFTKDKAISFQGCMAQLYLFCTYAITEVFLLAVMAYDRFVAICNPLLYMVIMSQKLCAGLVSGCYLLASVCALIHLCLTLEIPLYSSNVINHFFCDLPPLLNLACSDVTVNELLLFILVNFNEVFTITIILTSYVFILITILKMHSAEGRRKAFSTCASHLTAIVVFHGTILFIYCQPSSGTGLDIDKVTTVFYTVVIPMLNPLIYSLRNKDVKQALRKVVDSKILSFILT; this is translated from the coding sequence ATGGCTGAGACAAACTGTACCACTGTGACAGAGTTCATTCTGCTGGGATTGTCAGATGTCCCCGAGCTGAGAGTCCTCCTCTTCCTGGTGTTCCTTCTCATCTATGGAGTCACAGTTTTGGCcaacctgggcatggtggcactgaTCCAGGTCAGCTCTCAACTGCACActcccatgtactttttcctcagCCACTTGTCCCTAGTGGACTTCTGCTACTCTTCAATCATAGTGCCCAAAATGCTGGCCAACATCTTTACCAAGGACAAAGCCATTTCCTTCCAGGGCTGCATGGCGCAActctatttattttgtacttatgCAATTACAGAGGTCTTCCTGCTGgcagtgatggcctatgaccgcttcGTGGCCATCTGCAACCCACTGCTGTACATGGTCATCATGTCCCAGAAGCTCTGTGCAGGGCTGGTCTCTGGCTGTTATCTATTAGCATCGGTGTGTGCTCTGATTCACTTGTGCTTAACACTTGAGATACCACTCTACAGTTCAAATGTGATCAATCACTTCTTCTGTGACTTACCCCCACTCTTAAATCTTGCTTGTTCTGATGTCACTGTAAATGAGTTGCTGTTATTCATTTTGGTCAATTTCAATGAGGTCTTTACCATCACGATCATCCTCACCTCCTATGTATTCATTCTCATCACCATCCTGAAGATGCACTCTGCAGAGGGGAGGCGCAAAGCTTTTtccacctgtgcctcccaccTCACAGCCATCGTTGTCTTCCATGGAACAATCCTGTTCATTTATTGCCAGCCCAGTTCTGGCACTGGTCTGGATATTGACAAAGTGACCACAGTGTTCTACACTGTGGTGATCCCCATGCTGAACCCGCtgatctacagcctgaggaacaaggatgtGAAACAAGCTCTCAGAAAAGTTGTGGattctaaaatattatcatttatattaacataa
- the LOC144254214 gene encoding olfactory receptor 5L1-like: MIMAKENCTSVTEFILLGLSDVPELRVLLFLVFLLIYGVTVLANLGMVALIQVSSQLHTPMYFFLSHLSLVDFCYSSIIVPKMLTNIFTKDKAISFQGCIAQLYLFCTYAITEVFLLAVMAYDRFVAICNPLLYMVIMSQKLCAGLVSGCYLYASICSLIHLCLTLEIPFYRSNVINHFFCDLPPLLNLACSDVTVNEMLLFIVVNFNEVFTITIILTSYVFILITILKMRSAEGRRKAFSTCASHLTAIVVFHGTILFIYCQPSSGTSLDIDKVTTVFYTVVIPMLNPLIYSLRNKDVKEALRNVLYSKILSKTI, from the coding sequence ATGATAATGGCCAAAGAAAACTGCACCTCTGTGACAGAGTTCATTCTGTTGGGATTGTCAGATGTCCCTGAGCTGAGAGTCCTCCTCTTCCTGGTGTTCCTTCTCATCTATGGAGTCACAGTTTTGGCCAacctaggcatggtggcactgaTCCAGGTCAGCTCTCAGctgcacacccccatgtactttttcctcagCCACTTGTCCCTTGTGGACTTCTGCTACTCCTCAATCATAGTGCCCAAAATGCTGACCAACATCTTTACCAAGGACAAAGCTATTTCTTTCCAGGGCTGCATTGCACAActctatttattttgtacttatgCAATTACAGAGGTCTTCCTGCTGgcagtgatggcctatgaccgcttcGTGGCCATCTGCAACCCACTGCTGTACATGGTCATCATGTCCCAGAAGCTCTGTGCAGGGCTGGTCTCTGGCTGTTACCTCTATGCATCTATTTGTTCTCTGATTCATTTGTGCTTAACTCTGGAGATCCCATTCTACAGGTCAAATGTGATCAATCACTTCTTCTGTGACTTACCCCCACTCTTAAATCTTGCATGCTCCGATGTCACTGTGAATGAGATGTTGTTGTTCATTGTGGTCAATTTCAATGAAGTCTTCACCATCACGATCATCCTCACCTCCTATGTATTCATTCTCATCACCATCCTGAAGATGCGCTCTGCAGAGGGGAGGCGCAAAGCTTTTtccacctgtgcctcccaccTCACAGCCATTGTTGTCTTCCATGGAACAATCCTGTTCATTTATTGCCAGCCCAGTTCTGGCACTAGTCTGGATATTGACAAAGTGACTACAGTGTTCTACACTGTGGTGATCCCCATGCTGAATCCCCTGATCTatagcctgaggaacaaggatgtGAAAGAAGCTCTCAGAAATGTGCTGTACtccaaaatattatcaaagaCAATTTGA
- the LOC113175300 gene encoding olfactory receptor 5L1-like gives MAEENCTTVTEFILLGLSDVPEMRVLLFLVFLLIYGVTVLANLGMVALIQVSSQLHTPMYFFLSHLSLVDFSYSSVIVPKMLANILTEDKAISFPACMVQFYLFCTCVITEIILLAVMAYDRFVAICNPLLYMVIMSQKLCAELVSGCYLLASVCALIHLCLALKIPLYRSNMINHFFCDLPPLLNLACSDVTVNKVLLFIMATFNESMTIVIILTSYLFILITILKMHSAEGRHKAFSTCASHLTAIVIFHGTILFIYCQPSSGTGLDIDKVTTVFYTVVIPMLNPLIYSLRNKDVKQALRNVLYSKILSQTI, from the coding sequence ATGGCTGAAGAAAACTGCACAACTGTAACAGAGTTCATTCTCCTAGGATTGTCTGATGTTCCTGAGATGAGAGTCCTCCTCTTCCTGGTGTTCCTTCTTATCTATGGAGTCACAGTTTTGGCcaacctgggcatggtggcactgaTCCAGGTCAGCTCTCAACTGCACActcccatgtatttttttctcagtcACTTGTCCCTTGTGGACTTCAGCTACTCCTCAGTCATTGTGCCCAAAATGCTGGCCAACATCTTAACCGAGGATAAAGCCATCTCCTTCCCCGCGTGCATGGTacagttctatttgttttgcaCTTGTGTGATCACAGAGATCATTCTGCTggctgtgatggcctatgaccgctttgTGGCCATCTGCAACCCTCTGCTATACATGGTTATCATGTCCCAAAAGCTCTGTGCAGAGCTGGTTTCAGGCTGTTACTTGTTAGCATCAGTGTGTGCTCTGATTCACTTGTGCTTGGCCCTTAAAATCCCATTGTATAGGTCAAACATGATCAATCACTTCTTCTGTGACCTACCTCCACTCTTAAATCTTGCTTGCTCTGATGTCACTGTGAACAAGGTGCTGCTGTTCATCATGGCTACTTTCAATGAATCTATGACCATTGTGAtcatcctcacctcctacctgtTCATTCTCATCACCATCCTGAAGATGCACTCTGCAGAGGGGAGGCACAAAGCTTTTtccacctgtgcctcccaccTCACAGCCATTGTTATCTTCCATGGAACAATCCTGTTCATTTATTGCCAGCCCAGTTCTGGCACTGGTCTGGATATTGACAAAGTGACCACAGTGTTCTACACTGTGGTgatccccatgctgaaccccctgatctacagcctgaggaacaaggatgtGAAACAAGCTCTCAGAAATGTGCTGTACTCCAAAATCTTATCACAGacaatttaa
- the LOC113175315 gene encoding olfactory receptor 5L1-like yields MAEENCTTVTEFILLGLSDVPEMRLLLFLVFLLIYGVTVLANLGMVALIQVSSQLHTPMYFFLSNLSLVDFGYSSVIVPKVLANFLTKDKAISFPACMVQFYLFCTCVVTEVFLLAVMAYDRFLAICNPLLYMAIMSQKLCAELVSGCYLLASVCALIHLCSALEIPLYRSNVMNHFFCDLPPLLSLACSDVTVNKVLLFIVAIFNESVTIVIILTSYLFILITILKMRSADGRRKAFSTCASHLTAIVVFHGTILSIYCRPTSGNGGDADKVATVFYTVVIPMLNPLIYSLRNKDVKEALRKVVSSKMHS; encoded by the coding sequence ATGGCTGAGGAAAACTGCACCACTGTGACAGAGTTCATTCTGCTGGGATTGTCAGATGTCCCTGAGATGAGACTCCTTCTCTTCCTGGTGTTTCTTCTGATCTATGGAGTAACAGTTTTAGCCAATCTGGGCATGGTTGCCCTGATCCAGGTCAGCTCTCAACTGCACACTCCCatgtacttttttctcagcaatttGTCTCTTGTGGACTTTGGCTACTCCTCAGTCATTGTGCCAAAGGTGCTGGCCAACTTCTTAACCAAGGACAAAGCCATCTCCTTCCCAGCATGCATGGTacagttctatttgttttgcaCTTGTGTGGTTACAGAGGTCTTCCTCCTGGCTGTGATGGCCTATGATCGCTTTTTGGCCATCTGCAATCCTCTGCTGTACATGGCCATCATGTCCCAGAAGCTCTGTGCAGAGTTGGTTTCTGGCTGTTACCTCTTAGCATCAGTGTGTGCTCTGATTCACTTGTGCTCAGCCCTTGAGATCCCATTGTATAGGTCAAACGTGATGAATCACTTCTTCTGTGATCTACCCCCTCTCCTAAGTCTTGCTTGCTCTGATGTCACTGTGAACAAGGTGCTGTTGTTCATTGTGGCTATTTTCAATGAATCTGTGACCATTGTGAtcatcctcacctcctacctgtTCATTCTCATCACCATCCTGAAGATGCGCTCTGCAGACGGGAGGCGCAAAGCTTTTtccacctgtgcctcccaccTCACAGCCATTGTTGTCTTCCATGGAACAATCCTTTCCATTTACTGCAGACCCACTTCAGGCAATGGTGGAGATGCTGACAAAGTGGCCACGGTGTTCTACACTGTGGTgatccccatgctgaaccccctCATCTATAGCCTGAGAAATAAGGATGTGAAAGAAGCTCTCAGAAAAGTTGTCAGCTCTAAAATGCATTCCTAG